One window of the Pseudofrankia sp. DC12 genome contains the following:
- a CDS encoding DUF2630 family protein: MDDNGIFTQINALVAEEHDLRSKRAAGAIDPEEELARLRHVEASLDQCWDLLRRRDALRAAGRDPVDAKPASIAQVEGYIQ; the protein is encoded by the coding sequence ATGGACGACAACGGGATATTCACTCAGATCAACGCGCTCGTCGCCGAGGAGCACGACCTGCGCTCGAAACGGGCGGCGGGCGCGATCGACCCGGAGGAGGAGCTCGCCCGCCTCCGCCACGTCGAGGCGTCCCTCGACCAGTGCTGGGACCTGCTGCGCCGCCGCGACGCGCTGCGCGCCGCCGGCCGGGACCCCGTCGACGCCAAGCCCGCGTCCATCGCCCAGGTCGAGGGCTACATCCAGTAG
- a CDS encoding FdhF/YdeP family oxidoreductase → MARKAPVSDPADDADAAHEPANWAAGVPGVAHALAQSWAQMGARRSLTTLRLLNQADGFDCPGCAWPDPGPRHRAHAEFCENGAKAVAEEATLRRVTPEFFAEHSLTDLAGRSGYWLGQQGRLVEPMLRRPGSDHYEPVSWADAFDLVAAELTALERPDQAVFYTSGRTSNEAAFLYQLFVRAYGTNNLPDCSNMCHESSGSALTETIGIGKGSVTLEDLENADLVLVVGQNPGTNHPRMLTSLEKVKRRGGSVVAVNPLPEASLMRFRNPQKPSGIVGAGTALADQFLRIRVNGDLALFQALSRRLLDAEDAAPGAVLDHGFLAAHTAGFDAFAAHLRTLDEADVAAATGLAAAEIDELAGRVLAAEKIIVCWAMGLTQHANAVATIREVVNFLLLRGNIGRPGAGVCPVRGHSNVQGDRTMGIWEKMPDAFLDLLGAEFGFTPPRHHGYDVVDAIRAMRDGRATVFVGLGGNFVSATPDSAVTEAAIRSCRLTVQISTKLNRSHAVTGAAALILPTLGRTERDVQAAGPQVVTVEDSMGSVHASRGTLAPAGPRLLSEVAIIAGLAAATLSRRDQAAAGHADVDWAGLSGDYRRIRAHIANVIPGFDGYEEKIAEPGGFLLPHPPRDAREFRTPSGRAVLTVNELSVLRVPPGHLLLQTVRSHDQYNTTIYGRDDRYRGIRNARRVVLVNPEDLAGLGLADGSRVDLVGVWTDGAERRAPGFRVVAYPTAPGCAAAYFPETNVLVPLDSTAERSNTPTSKSLVVRLEPRDER, encoded by the coding sequence GTGGCGCGCAAGGCACCGGTCAGCGATCCGGCGGACGACGCCGACGCGGCGCACGAGCCGGCGAACTGGGCGGCCGGCGTCCCCGGGGTGGCCCACGCACTGGCGCAGTCCTGGGCACAGATGGGGGCGCGCCGCAGCCTGACGACGCTGCGCCTGCTCAACCAGGCCGACGGCTTCGACTGCCCCGGCTGCGCCTGGCCCGACCCGGGCCCCAGGCACCGCGCGCACGCCGAGTTCTGCGAGAACGGCGCCAAGGCCGTCGCCGAGGAGGCGACGCTGCGCCGGGTCACCCCCGAGTTCTTCGCCGAGCACAGCCTGACCGACCTGGCCGGCCGGTCCGGCTACTGGCTCGGCCAGCAGGGCCGCCTCGTCGAGCCGATGCTGCGCCGGCCCGGCAGCGACCACTACGAGCCGGTGAGCTGGGCCGACGCGTTCGACCTGGTCGCCGCCGAGCTGACCGCCCTGGAGCGCCCCGACCAGGCCGTCTTCTACACGTCCGGGCGGACCAGCAACGAGGCCGCGTTCCTCTACCAGCTGTTCGTCCGCGCCTATGGCACGAACAACCTCCCGGACTGCTCGAACATGTGCCACGAGTCCTCGGGCAGCGCGCTGACCGAGACGATCGGCATCGGCAAGGGCTCCGTCACCCTGGAGGACCTGGAGAACGCCGACCTCGTCCTGGTCGTCGGCCAGAACCCGGGCACCAACCACCCGCGGATGCTGACCTCGCTGGAGAAGGTCAAACGGCGCGGCGGCTCGGTCGTCGCCGTCAACCCGTTGCCCGAGGCGTCGCTGATGCGGTTCCGCAACCCGCAGAAGCCGTCCGGGATCGTCGGCGCCGGCACGGCGCTGGCCGACCAGTTCCTGCGGATCCGGGTGAACGGCGACCTGGCCCTGTTCCAGGCGCTGTCGCGCCGGCTCCTGGACGCGGAGGACGCCGCCCCCGGCGCCGTGCTCGACCATGGCTTCCTGGCCGCGCACACCGCCGGGTTCGACGCGTTCGCCGCCCACCTGCGCACGCTCGACGAGGCCGACGTCGCCGCCGCGACGGGCCTGGCCGCCGCCGAGATCGACGAGCTGGCCGGCCGGGTGCTCGCCGCCGAGAAGATCATCGTCTGCTGGGCGATGGGCCTCACCCAGCACGCCAACGCCGTCGCGACCATCCGTGAGGTCGTGAACTTCCTGCTGTTGCGGGGCAACATCGGCCGGCCCGGCGCCGGTGTCTGCCCGGTCCGCGGCCACTCCAACGTCCAGGGCGACCGGACGATGGGCATCTGGGAGAAGATGCCCGACGCCTTCCTCGACCTGCTCGGCGCCGAGTTCGGCTTCACGCCGCCGCGCCACCACGGGTACGACGTCGTCGACGCGATCCGGGCGATGCGCGACGGGCGGGCGACGGTGTTCGTCGGCCTCGGCGGGAACTTCGTCTCCGCCACACCGGACAGCGCGGTGACCGAGGCGGCGATCCGGTCCTGCCGGCTCACCGTGCAGATCTCCACCAAGCTGAACCGCTCCCACGCCGTCACCGGCGCGGCCGCGCTGATCCTGCCGACGCTCGGGCGCACCGAGCGCGACGTCCAGGCCGCCGGCCCCCAGGTGGTCACCGTCGAGGACTCGATGGGCTCCGTGCACGCCTCCCGGGGCACGCTCGCGCCCGCGGGCCCGCGGCTGCTGTCCGAGGTGGCGATCATCGCCGGCCTCGCGGCGGCGACGCTGTCCCGGCGCGACCAGGCCGCGGCCGGCCACGCGGACGTCGACTGGGCTGGCCTCTCGGGCGACTACCGCCGGATCCGCGCCCACATCGCGAACGTCATCCCGGGCTTCGACGGCTACGAGGAGAAGATCGCCGAGCCCGGCGGGTTCCTGCTGCCGCATCCGCCGCGTGACGCGCGGGAGTTCCGCACCCCGTCCGGCCGGGCGGTCCTCACGGTCAACGAGCTGTCCGTGCTGCGCGTCCCGCCCGGCCACCTGCTGCTGCAGACAGTGCGCTCGCACGACCAGTACAACACCACGATCTACGGCCGTGACGACCGCTACCGCGGCATCCGCAACGCCCGCCGGGTGGTCCTTGTCAACCCCGAGGACCTGGCTGGCCTCGGCCTCGCCGACGGCTCGCGCGTCGACCTGGTCGGCGTCTGGACGGACGGGGCCGAGCGGCGCGCGCCGGGCTTCCGCGTCGTCGCCTACCCCACCGCGCCCGGCTGCGCCGCCGCCTACTTCCCGGAGACCAACGTCCTGGTCCCGCTCGACTCGACCGCCGAGCGTTCCAACACCCCGACGTCGAAGTCGCTGGTCGTCCGGCTGGAACCGCGCGACGAGCGCTGA
- a CDS encoding serine hydrolase — MSTTTSSSGPGTRQPSPSGAARPRRPARSGPTTTRRSRPCNRCPRARPARIRRRSPGSGCSRRSAGPARRCRTTGPATRRCSPGVHSTCRDLARFGQLALGHGVWHGKQIVSADWLRAATGTSSTQLNAAYGYLWWLNHEGLVGNPLVATDLSQVGNQTSRQGRLVAGARDDMFWATGLGSQVVQVDPATDTVVVGLGTPDAVPRPPTFGPAEASRVVTQAVTGAAKPATGG, encoded by the coding sequence ATCTCGACTACAACCAGCTCATCCGGGCCCGGGACAAGACAGCCTTCGCCGTCGGGCGCGGCCAGGCCGAGGCGCCCGGCCAGGTCTGGGCCTACAACAACTCGGCGATCCAGACCCTGCAACAGGTGCCCCAGGGCGCGACCGGCCAGGATCCGGCGGCGTTCGCCCGGCAGCGGCTGTTCACGCCGCTCGGCAGGACCCGCACGTCGATGTCGCACGACGGGGCCGGCAACACGGAGATGTTCACCGGGGGTGCACAGCACCTGCCGCGACCTGGCCCGGTTTGGGCAGCTGGCCCTCGGCCACGGCGTCTGGCACGGCAAGCAGATCGTCTCCGCCGACTGGCTGCGCGCCGCGACCGGGACGTCCTCGACCCAGCTCAACGCGGCGTACGGCTACCTGTGGTGGCTCAACCACGAGGGGCTCGTCGGCAACCCGCTGGTCGCCACGGACCTGTCCCAGGTCGGCAACCAGACGTCCAGGCAGGGCCGGCTCGTCGCCGGCGCCCGGGACGACATGTTCTGGGCGACCGGTCTCGGCAGCCAGGTGGTCCAGGTCGACCCGGCGACCGACACCGTCGTTGTCGGGCTCGGCACCCCCGATGCCGTCCCCAGGCCGCCCACCTTCGGCCCGGCCGAGGCCAGCCGCGTCGTCACCCAGGCGGTCACCGGCGCGGCGAAGCCGGCCACCGGCGGATAG
- a CDS encoding HAMP domain-containing sensor histidine kinase translates to MPELGRRAGRRRRRRGGGLGSRTALVTTLVALLAVIITGAIFLGQLGRVGEAQARRALGRQADLVADLARRPGALTGTARDTELRGDVARAVGAQQISLLVLDPDGLATLALGPGEGRRVPMLTAGTRARLAGTDANTDVRTVAGRRVLVSTRPLAGGNTLVLLQDVSAARELTTAESRRLLIALVVALALATVAGLVLARRLARPLRALAGTAHALASGRRDVDVTRALPTGGPVEIADVADALAGLAAALATSEARQREFLLSVSHELRTPLTAIRGFAEALADEVTPAAETPHAGRVILDEALRLDRLVQDLLDLARLDADDFRVDLAPVDLGRVLADAADVWRRRCAAEGIPLRVEAPEPGRPVIVIADAARLRQILDGLAENALRVVPAGAPIVLAARAEPSARGPAGVLEVRDGGPGLTADDCAVAFDRSALYERYRGLRPVSTGLGLALVGRLAARLGGSAQAGAAAEGGAAFSVRLPLIQPGDDGPARRRVTGPHRVLALGPSRDGAS, encoded by the coding sequence ATGCCTGAGCTGGGCCGGCGGGCGGGGCGGCGGCGACGCCGGCGCGGCGGGGGGCTCGGGTCGCGCACGGCGCTCGTGACGACGCTGGTCGCGCTGCTGGCCGTGATCATCACTGGGGCGATCTTCCTCGGGCAGCTCGGCCGGGTCGGTGAGGCGCAGGCCCGCCGGGCGCTCGGCAGGCAGGCCGACCTGGTCGCCGACCTGGCCCGCCGGCCCGGTGCGCTGACCGGCACCGCCCGCGACACCGAGCTGCGTGGTGACGTGGCTCGCGCCGTCGGCGCCCAGCAGATCAGCCTGCTGGTGCTCGATCCCGACGGTCTGGCGACGCTCGCCCTCGGCCCGGGTGAGGGCCGCCGGGTGCCGATGCTGACGGCGGGCACCCGGGCCCGGCTGGCCGGCACGGACGCGAACACCGACGTGCGGACCGTGGCGGGCCGCCGGGTCCTCGTCTCCACCCGGCCGCTGGCCGGAGGCAACACGCTGGTGCTCCTCCAGGACGTCTCGGCTGCCCGGGAGCTGACCACGGCCGAGAGCCGCCGGCTGCTCATCGCGCTGGTCGTCGCCCTCGCCTTGGCGACGGTCGCCGGCCTGGTCCTGGCCCGCCGGCTGGCCCGGCCGCTGCGGGCCCTCGCCGGTACCGCGCACGCGCTGGCCAGCGGCCGGCGCGACGTCGACGTGACCCGCGCCCTGCCGACCGGCGGACCGGTGGAGATCGCCGACGTCGCCGACGCGCTCGCGGGGCTCGCCGCGGCGCTCGCGACCAGCGAGGCGCGGCAGCGGGAGTTCCTGCTCTCGGTCTCGCACGAGCTGCGGACCCCGCTGACCGCGATCCGGGGCTTCGCCGAGGCGCTCGCCGACGAGGTCACCCCGGCGGCCGAGACCCCGCATGCCGGCCGGGTGATCCTCGACGAGGCGCTGCGCCTGGACCGGCTCGTCCAGGACCTGCTCGACCTCGCCCGCCTGGACGCCGACGACTTCCGGGTGGACCTCGCGCCGGTCGACCTGGGCCGGGTCCTCGCCGACGCCGCCGACGTGTGGCGGCGCCGGTGCGCGGCCGAGGGCATCCCGCTGCGCGTCGAGGCGCCGGAACCGGGCCGGCCGGTCATCGTCATCGCCGACGCGGCCAGGCTGCGCCAGATCCTCGACGGGCTGGCCGAGAACGCGCTGCGGGTCGTCCCAGCGGGCGCGCCGATCGTGCTCGCCGCCAGGGCCGAGCCGTCGGCCCGCGGCCCGGCCGGGGTGCTGGAGGTCCGGGACGGCGGGCCGGGCCTGACGGCCGACGACTGCGCGGTCGCGTTCGACCGCTCGGCGCTCTACGAGCGCTACCGTGGCCTGCGCCCCGTCTCCACCGGCCTCGGGCTCGCCCTCGTCGGGCGGCTCGCGGCCCGGCTCGGCGGCTCGGCCCAGGCCGGTGCCGCCGCCGAGGGCGGGGCCGCCTTCAGCGTCCGGCTGCCGCTCATCCAGCCCGGCGACGACGGTCCGGCGCGCCGGCGGGTCACCGGGCCGCACCGGGTGCTGGCGCTCGGCCCGTCCCGCGACGGCGCCTCCTGA
- a CDS encoding nuclear transport factor 2 family protein: MDIGDLCEIEAVKQLKARYLRLVDEKKWDEWADVFTPDLDAWIADVPDERFSTREQFMEFILRAIGAGLTVHHAHMPEIEITGPESARGIWAMNDYVRFTGDGGMLEIAGSGHYHEEYRRCADGQWRICRLRITRLLGMVDELMRRGVVEQPAVSIPQGRAVGVDEKLVER, encoded by the coding sequence GTGGATATCGGAGACCTCTGTGAGATCGAGGCTGTCAAGCAGCTCAAAGCGCGCTACCTGCGCCTGGTCGACGAGAAGAAGTGGGACGAGTGGGCCGACGTGTTCACGCCGGACCTCGACGCGTGGATCGCGGACGTGCCGGATGAGCGGTTCAGCACCCGCGAGCAGTTCATGGAATTCATCCTCCGGGCCATCGGCGCCGGGCTGACTGTTCATCACGCCCACATGCCCGAAATCGAGATAACCGGGCCGGAGTCGGCCCGCGGAATCTGGGCGATGAACGACTACGTGCGGTTCACCGGCGACGGCGGAATGCTGGAGATCGCCGGGAGCGGCCATTACCACGAGGAATACCGCAGGTGCGCCGACGGGCAGTGGCGCATCTGCAGGCTGCGGATCACCCGGCTGCTCGGCATGGTCGACGAGCTGATGAGGCGCGGCGTGGTCGAGCAGCCCGCGGTGTCGATCCCGCAGGGCCGTGCCGTCGGGGTCGACGAGAAGCTCGTGGAGCGGTGA
- a CDS encoding GNAT family N-acetyltransferase: MGAAAGPLGHDVLDNVIWTALTGPQAGFADRSDRAGAARAAQFQPEVAPFAAMAGGPGEWAWDDLAAVVGPGGVATLFFVEDAPPAGWTVLDRIGLVQMVATAAFTDAPEPAARPLGPADVPAMIELVERTKPGPFRSRTVELGSYLGVFEGDTLVAMAGERLRVPGYTEISAVCTDPALRGQGLATRLMRAVATGIHARGETPILHASALNVNAIRLYEHLGFVTRVVTNFQFVQAPALPEQRPAADVDPDPDHDDEDEPFVRRGECG; this comes from the coding sequence CTGGGCGCCGCGGCCGGCCCGCTGGGCCACGACGTGCTTGACAACGTGATCTGGACGGCGCTGACCGGTCCGCAGGCGGGTTTCGCCGACCGGTCCGACCGGGCCGGGGCCGCGCGGGCCGCGCAGTTCCAGCCCGAGGTCGCGCCGTTCGCAGCGATGGCCGGCGGGCCGGGGGAGTGGGCCTGGGACGACCTGGCGGCCGTCGTCGGGCCCGGCGGGGTCGCGACGCTGTTCTTCGTCGAGGACGCTCCACCGGCGGGCTGGACCGTGCTGGACCGGATCGGCCTCGTCCAGATGGTCGCCACCGCCGCGTTCACCGACGCGCCCGAGCCCGCGGCCCGGCCGCTCGGCCCGGCCGACGTGCCCGCGATGATCGAGCTGGTCGAGCGCACCAAACCCGGGCCGTTCCGCTCGCGCACCGTCGAGCTGGGCTCGTACCTCGGCGTCTTCGAGGGGGACACGCTCGTCGCCATGGCGGGGGAGCGGCTCCGGGTCCCCGGCTACACCGAGATCAGTGCCGTCTGCACGGACCCGGCCCTGCGCGGCCAGGGCCTGGCCACCCGGCTGATGCGCGCGGTCGCGACCGGGATCCACGCCCGGGGCGAGACGCCGATCCTGCACGCCTCGGCGCTCAACGTCAACGCCATCCGGCTCTACGAGCACCTCGGCTTCGTCACCCGTGTGGTCACCAACTTCCAGTTCGTCCAGGCCCCAGCCCTTCCCGAGCAGCGGCCCGCGGCGGACGTGGACCCGGACCCGGATCACGACGACGAGGATGAGCCGTTCGTCCGCAGGGGCGAGTGCGGCTAG
- a CDS encoding DUF1501 domain-containing protein, with translation MPFDRRRFLIASGVTGGLAAAASGGVLTYRDLHHAASEQPLAGGGVLVVVTLYGGNDGLNMVIPAGDPAYQAARPELAYSAGDALPLSDGLALHPALTGLRGLWNSHQLAIVRGVGYPKPDHSHFRSMAIWQTASPDTVASTGWLGRWLDAQAKADPKAASSVAALRAISVGPTLAPLVVGASTAAAAVPTGSFKAPAGALGQELHLLYRPDRADGPLAARVASSGADLFTVAGALAPVLTARSDQTQAPTGQLDAGSDPTAATTNAAGGGTAGTTAKADAGELGAQLDVVAACIRAGVPTRVYSVNLGGFDTHTEEKATQARLLGQLDAALTRFQSTVGADPHGAGVTTLVYSEFGRRVAANANNGTDHGTAAPVLVLGSRVRGGFYGDQPSLTSLDDGDLKATTDFRSIYATLLERVLASDAGPVLGAGEHFPRLSFV, from the coding sequence ATGCCGTTCGACCGACGCCGGTTCCTGATCGCCTCAGGGGTGACGGGCGGGCTCGCCGCCGCCGCCAGCGGTGGCGTGCTCACCTACCGGGACCTGCACCATGCGGCCTCCGAGCAGCCGCTCGCCGGCGGTGGCGTGCTCGTCGTCGTCACCCTCTACGGCGGCAACGACGGCCTGAACATGGTGATCCCGGCCGGCGACCCGGCCTACCAGGCGGCCCGGCCCGAGCTCGCCTACTCGGCCGGCGACGCGCTGCCGCTGAGCGACGGACTGGCGCTGCATCCCGCGCTGACCGGGCTGCGAGGGCTGTGGAACTCCCACCAGCTCGCGATCGTGCGCGGCGTCGGCTACCCGAAGCCCGACCACAGCCACTTCCGGTCGATGGCGATCTGGCAGACCGCCTCCCCCGACACGGTGGCGAGCACAGGTTGGCTGGGCCGTTGGCTCGACGCCCAGGCCAAGGCCGACCCGAAGGCCGCGAGCAGCGTCGCCGCGCTGCGCGCGATCTCCGTCGGGCCGACGCTGGCGCCGCTGGTCGTGGGCGCCTCGACCGCCGCGGCGGCCGTGCCGACCGGGTCGTTCAAGGCGCCCGCGGGCGCGCTCGGCCAGGAGCTGCACCTGCTCTACCGGCCGGACCGAGCGGACGGGCCGCTCGCCGCCCGGGTGGCCTCGTCCGGCGCCGACCTGTTCACCGTCGCGGGCGCCCTGGCGCCGGTCCTCACCGCCAGGTCCGACCAGACCCAGGCACCGACGGGCCAGCTCGACGCCGGCTCCGACCCGACCGCGGCCACGACGAACGCGGCGGGCGGCGGGACGGCCGGCACCACGGCGAAAGCCGACGCCGGCGAGCTCGGCGCGCAGCTCGACGTCGTCGCCGCCTGCATCCGGGCCGGCGTGCCGACGAGGGTCTACTCGGTGAACCTCGGCGGCTTCGACACGCACACCGAGGAGAAAGCCACCCAGGCCCGCCTGCTCGGCCAGCTCGACGCGGCTCTCACCCGGTTCCAGTCCACCGTCGGCGCCGACCCGCACGGTGCGGGGGTGACGACGCTGGTCTACTCGGAGTTCGGCCGCCGGGTCGCGGCGAACGCGAACAACGGCACCGACCACGGCACCGCCGCGCCCGTCCTCGTCCTCGGCTCACGGGTCAGGGGCGGCTTCTACGGCGACCAGCCGAGCCTCACGAGCCTCGACGACGGCGACCTGAAGGCCACCACCGACTTCCGGTCCATCTACGCCACCCTCCTCGAACGCGTGCTGGCGAGCGACGCCGGCCCCGTGCTCGGCGCGGGCGAGCACTTCCCCCGGCTGTCCTTCGTCTGA
- a CDS encoding DUF1800 domain-containing protein, whose translation MASRSDLAFLYRRAAFGARPAELDTAVGRGYGATVDALLGATATVPLEPPPAFAPLTLPRGADTQARATYAKMVRDQATTLAGWWMRRMAATDAPFTEKLTFFWHGHFATSIVKVRSAAMMLAQNQIFRQQGTGRFDALTLAAAHDPAMLVWLDAGQNRKEHPNENFARELMELFTLGIGNYSETDVREAARAFTGWRVDKARTGFQLAAAQHDDGTKTVLGKSGNLSGEDVIALVTHAPASARWVCGRLFSRFAAPTAPTANPAAATMLAAYSPTLDVGAAVRAMLLSPRFLATRGQLVPQPVEYVVGVLRALGLRVAPADADGSGAATDAAAGQGALKQKAVLAVLVGLGQVPFDPPSVGGWPSNAAWLTTASAQVRARFAAAAAAAADLSVIADEPASGRADAVAQLLSVDGWTTRTRAALAATGGNPARLVALGLLSPEYLTV comes from the coding sequence GTGGCTTCTCGTTCGGACCTCGCGTTCCTCTACCGCCGGGCCGCGTTCGGCGCCCGCCCGGCGGAGCTCGACACCGCAGTCGGCCGTGGCTACGGCGCGACCGTCGACGCCCTGCTCGGCGCCACGGCGACCGTGCCGCTGGAACCGCCGCCGGCCTTCGCCCCGCTGACCCTCCCCCGCGGCGCTGACACCCAGGCGCGGGCCACCTACGCAAAGATGGTCCGCGACCAGGCGACCACGCTCGCCGGCTGGTGGATGCGGCGGATGGCGGCGACCGACGCCCCCTTCACCGAGAAGCTGACGTTCTTCTGGCACGGCCATTTCGCCACGTCGATCGTCAAGGTGCGCTCGGCGGCGATGATGCTGGCCCAGAACCAGATCTTCCGCCAGCAGGGCACCGGCCGGTTCGACGCGTTGACGCTCGCGGCCGCGCACGACCCCGCGATGCTGGTCTGGCTGGACGCAGGCCAGAACCGCAAGGAGCACCCGAACGAGAACTTCGCCCGCGAGCTGATGGAGCTGTTCACCCTCGGGATCGGCAACTACTCCGAGACCGACGTGCGCGAGGCGGCGCGGGCGTTCACCGGTTGGCGGGTCGACAAGGCCCGGACCGGCTTCCAGCTGGCCGCCGCGCAGCACGACGACGGGACGAAGACCGTCCTCGGGAAGTCGGGCAACCTCAGTGGTGAGGACGTCATCGCCCTGGTGACGCACGCCCCGGCATCGGCCCGCTGGGTGTGTGGCCGGCTGTTCAGCAGGTTCGCCGCCCCGACCGCGCCGACAGCGAACCCGGCGGCGGCCACGATGCTCGCGGCCTACTCCCCGACGCTCGACGTGGGCGCCGCCGTCCGGGCGATGCTGCTCTCACCGCGGTTCCTGGCCACCCGCGGCCAGCTCGTGCCGCAACCGGTCGAGTACGTCGTCGGGGTGCTGCGCGCCCTCGGCCTGCGCGTCGCGCCGGCCGACGCCGACGGGTCGGGCGCCGCGACCGACGCCGCCGCGGGCCAGGGCGCGCTGAAGCAGAAGGCGGTCCTCGCGGTCCTGGTCGGACTCGGCCAGGTGCCGTTCGACCCGCCCAGCGTCGGCGGCTGGCCGTCGAACGCGGCCTGGCTGACGACCGCTTCCGCCCAGGTCCGCGCGAGGTTCGCCGCCGCGGCGGCGGCAGCGGCGGACCTGTCGGTGATCGCCGACGAGCCGGCCTCCGGCCGCGCCGACGCGGTCGCCCAGCTGCTGTCCGTCGACGGCTGGACCACCCGGACCCGCGCGGCCCTCGCGGCGACGGGCGGCAACCCGGCCCGGCTGGTCGCGCTCGGCCTGCTGTCCCCCGAGTACCTGACGGTCTAG
- a CDS encoding response regulator transcription factor: MLVVEDEPHISDLIRLYLTREGFGVEVRQNGAAGLAAARELAPVALVLDVRLPGLDGRDVLRALRAEENWTPVLFVTARDDEVDRILGLELGADDYLVKPFSPRELVARLRAVLRRAGPEQARPVTRTLRAGAVQLDLDRRQVAAAGVPVELTATEFDLLAALLARPGLVYTRERLLSQVWGYQAAAGTRTVDVHVAQVRAKLGDVSPIRTVRGVGYTADA; this comes from the coding sequence GTGCTGGTGGTCGAGGACGAGCCGCACATCAGCGACCTGATCCGGCTGTACCTGACCAGGGAGGGCTTCGGCGTCGAGGTCCGCCAAAACGGGGCCGCCGGGCTCGCGGCGGCCCGCGAGCTCGCGCCGGTCGCGCTCGTCCTCGACGTCCGGCTGCCCGGCCTCGACGGGCGCGACGTGCTGCGCGCGCTGCGGGCCGAGGAGAACTGGACGCCGGTGCTGTTCGTGACTGCGCGCGACGACGAGGTCGACCGGATTCTCGGCCTGGAGCTGGGCGCCGACGACTACCTGGTCAAGCCGTTCTCGCCCCGCGAGCTGGTCGCCCGGCTGCGCGCGGTGCTGCGCCGCGCCGGCCCGGAGCAGGCTCGGCCGGTGACGCGGACGCTGCGGGCCGGTGCCGTCCAGCTCGACCTGGACCGCCGCCAGGTCGCCGCCGCCGGGGTGCCAGTCGAGCTGACGGCTACCGAGTTCGACCTGCTGGCCGCGCTGCTCGCCCGCCCGGGGCTGGTCTACACCCGGGAACGGCTGCTCTCCCAGGTGTGGGGCTACCAGGCCGCGGCCGGTACCCGGACCGTCGACGTCCACGTGGCGCAGGTCCGGGCCAAGCTCGGGGACGTCTCCCCGATCCGGACCGTCCGTGGCGTCGGGTACACCGCCGATGCCTGA